Proteins encoded within one genomic window of Brassica rapa cultivar Chiifu-401-42 chromosome A09, CAAS_Brap_v3.01, whole genome shotgun sequence:
- the LOC103837015 gene encoding probable galacturonosyltransferase-like 10 has translation MMSGSRLIIFAIISATFFTVGSIRLLPEDASSDFIEAPAYINGPKCSVLPQNRLLLACDPSAVHIAMTLDPAYLRGTVSAVHSLLKHTSCPQNIFFHFIASGSSHVKTLSSVFPSLSFKVYTFDETLVKDLISSSIRQALDSPLNYARSYLSEILSSCVHRVIYLDSDVIVVDDIKKLWKTSLTGSRTIGAPEYCHANFTKYFSDSFWSDPNLSRVFDSKTPCYFNTGVMVIDLVRWREGDYTRKIENWMRIQKEERIYELGSLPPFLLVFSGEIEAIDHQWNQHGLGGDNVVSSCRSLHPGPVSLIHWSGKGKPWVRLDDGKPCPVDYLWAPYDLHKSQRQYLQYNQELEIL, from the coding sequence ATGATGTCTGGTTCTAGATTAATAATCTTCGCAATAATCTCCGCAACCTTCTTCACCGTTGGATCAATCCGATTACTCCCAGAAGATGCATCTTCAGACTTCATAGAGGCTCCAGCGTACATAAACGGACCCAAATGCTCTGTTTTACCCCAAAACAGACTCCTCTTAGCTTGTGATCCTTCAGCTGTTCACATAGCTATGACCCTTGACCCAGCTTACTTGCGTGGCACGGTTTCCGCAGTCCACTCCCTCCTCAAACACACCTCTTGCCCTCAAAACATCTTCTTCCACTTCATTGCTTCAGGGTCAAGCCACGTGAAGACTCTCTCCTCTGTTTTTCCTTCTCTGAGTTTCAAAGTCTACACCTTCGATGAAACCCTTGTTAAAGATCTCATCTCTTCTTCCATAAGACAAGCTCTAGATAGTCCCTTGAACTACGCGAGAAGCTACTTGTCCGAGATTCTTTCATCGTGCGTTCACCGAGTGATTTACCTAGACTCAGATGTGATCGTGGTCGACGATATCAAGAAGCTATGGAAGACTTCTTTAACCGGTTCAAGAACCATCGGTGCGCCAGAGTATTGCCACGCAAACTTCACCAAGTACTTCTCAGATAGTTTCTGGTCAGATCCTAACCTCTCTCGAGTCTTTGACTCCAAGACCCCTTGCTACTTCAACACAGGTGTGATGGTGATCGATCTTGTGAGGTGGAGGGAAGGAGACTACACGAGAAAGATCGAAAACTGGATGAGGATTCAGAAAGAAGAGAGGATCTATGAGTTGGGTTCTTTGCCGCCGTTTCTTCTTGTGTTCTCCGGTGAGATTGAAGCTATTGATCATCAGTGGAACCAGCATGGTCTAGGTGGAGACAACGTTGTGAGTAGTTGCAGATCTTTGCATCCTGGTCCGGTTAGTTTGATACATTGGAGTGGGAAAGGGAAGCCATGGGTAAGGCTTGATGATGGTAAGCCTTGTCCTGTTGATTATCTTTGGGCTCCTTATGATCTACACAAGTCACAAAGACAGTATCTTCAATACAATCAAGAGTTAGAGATTCTTTga